Sequence from the Epinephelus moara isolate mb chromosome 19, YSFRI_EMoa_1.0, whole genome shotgun sequence genome:
TTATATTTTCCAAGCTGACCTTGGgtttattgtgaaatataaaCATCAACGCAAAAACGGAGCTTCATTTACTTGCATGTATGTGACCTTTTATCAACAGAATTTCGCACTGCTCTTAACATCCAAAACAAGAAATTGTTTCCTAGTCTCAGAGTGAGACTTTTAAGCCCCATTTTTAACCTTTTGAAAAagctggagtgacatcactttaaCTGTGCTGCTTTCAAGTAtctaaacctttgaaccctgagcaaattggtgcaatTTCTTTTAAAGACATGGGGCAAAAAGGCactgagcaacttggtaagatattaaaaaaaagtcttcatATTCAGTATGTGTATAATATATTACTTATTGTGTATCTTAACTGTTACTGGTGACTAAAGATTTTCTTCTTTCACaatttttcttcagttagtattTTTTCTGAGCTTTTTAATTTAAGCTGGTGCTCATTAAGGCTTTTTTATAGgctatgtttttctttgtgtaattttcttttctttatcttttctgCTCGTCCATAAAAGTCAAACTGAAGCAATATAATAAATCCAACACATTGTGTGCATACCATAAAATTTGCCTAATTTGTTCTCTTACTGGTACTGATGTATCTTAAGACAGACGATGGAAGTAAAAGGAAAAACTCAACTGAATAGGTGAGGAAAATACAAATGCTTCCACACAGAACGAGAGGTCACTGAATGCTTTCGGTAATATGTGAATCACATGCTATGACCTTCACAGTGTTGACACTTGACCTAGCTTAACACCTATGGAAGATTAACGTGCTACACCACCATCATAAATGAGGGAATATCTTTAAGAATGATGTTCATCACTTTTGAAGCATTACAGAGACTTGCAGAATCTGAATCACGGAGCACTTAAGTTTTTGTTTACTGGACACCGCACCAAGTCACTTTTGCCGATTTAACTTGCATAGTGTGGGTGCTGActttgtgattaaaaaaatactatACTGTAAATGGAAACACATTAATTTTAATTGAATCAAATCAGAAATTCCAATCAAGAATACAGCTCCAGCAGTTCATACAAATTCTTTACAGGTGACACTTCAACACTTGGTTTTCTAGTATCTTTTCTGATAAATGTTAATATCCTGAAGCCCTCCTTGCTCTCCTTTCTTTCATCTTTGTTGCTAATTTCCTTAACAGCTGCAGAGCTGTACAGAGCAGGAAACTGTGTTTCTCAGTGGTCCGGCTGCAAACGATGTAACAATCTGTGTCCCGTTATCTTCTGTTGTGTAACTGGACAATTCATTCAGCGTTGGCAGGATCATACAAGGTCAATTTCAGCGTCAGAAAATCCAAAAGAGCACAGTACTGAATATGTTTAGTCGAAAATAGAGTTGAATGtccaacataaaacaaacatccaataaaaaacacatccaCAGCTCACTCCAGTGTCATCTAGGCATCATCAGGTTTGTCTGCTGGGGGTCCACACGGCTGAAGCATCTTCTCCATCAGGTTGAAGCGGACACGCGCTTTGCTCTCGTTCTCAGCGATGGAGAAGTAGTTCAGCAGGTCAAAGTGTCCCATGTAGGAGCAGTAAGAGTCTCTGTGTTGGTTGACCAGCCATTCCCACTTGCTGGTGTCGGCGTGTCCTGTGCCAATGTACTTAGACTGGAGATGCTCCAGCTGACTGTGGATGTTGTATCTGTCGGTCATTCTCGCTCAGATGAAGAGTCCCACAGGCTCTAGACAGTAGTGGTAACACAATTTCAATACATGCTTCAAACAGATGCAGACAGACtgaattttgacaaaataagcAAGTATATAACTATCTAGTTACAGAAACTGCAATATATCTGGCTTAGTCGTTGTACAATTAACTTCTTGGTCGGTGCTTGAGGCTGTGAAGTGCTCTACATAATCGTGAAGTAACGTTAAATAAAGTTAGCTCCCTCGCTTTCAGCTATGTAATGTTATACCATTTTAACACCAACAAGTAACGTTATAAACAGCTTATTTTAAAACCACCGACTTAATGTGTTGGACGACATGTTACTTGCTCAATATAACTGAAAAATACGAGTAAATATCTCCTCGGTTTCGAGTTTCTTCTTGCCGCTTTCtcagttagcatttagcatacTAACGTTGCTTTCGACGGCTTTCTGGCTAACAGTAACgtgttgctagctagctagctgctagcttagccCAGTTAAAGTTTCCTCGAACCGTACCTTAATCTGCTCTTTTAGCTAAACATGTGTTTCTAAATGTTCATATGGCTTTAAAATGCAGATTATACTTACTCGACTAAATGTACAGAGCTCAAGAGCGACGGCAGGAGAGGAAGTTAAGTGTTTGAATCCGTTCGCACTACGCCGCTATTCAATACAACGACGACTTCCGGTTGGTTCACCTGCAAAATAAACCGGGAGAAACAAAGGCTGTAACATTTTGTTCTCCCTCTCAAATagaaatataaacgcaacacgtTTGCTCACATTTTCGCAGGGGATAAAGTCAAAGATGTaaagttttttctttacatGCACTCAATAGATACTTCTGCTTTTCCAAgataatagaatagaatagaaagaacttCATTAATCCCCGAAGGGAAATTCAACTGTCCAGCAGCTAATAAAAGACAACAACCACACTTCCCCTCACCAACAGTAATACAGTGGTATTAAAACAgatatgaaatgaaataagTCAAATTAAGTGCATAGACAGAAATTAAAAGTCAAGTTAAAATTACATTAACATTGCAAAAATAATtccacagtccagtccagttgtggCTAATGTGATGTCCACGCAAAAGATTTACTTAAAACAAGCCAAATTTATTCAACTAAAATTAACCTAAATAATCAATGGAGTGTGCAGGTCAGCAAAGTCAGTTATGATAGCCATGCACGGGTGTGTGTCAGGTGCGctgtgga
This genomic interval carries:
- the sf3b5 gene encoding splicing factor 3B subunit 5 codes for the protein MTDRYNIHSQLEHLQSKYIGTGHADTSKWEWLVNQHRDSYCSYMGHFDLLNYFSIAENESKARVRFNLMEKMLQPCGPPADKPDDA